gttttataaaataaaactgttcagagaactagtaatattttttaagcCTGCTACCTATTACATtagttaataattaaaaagccaAGATATCAGAAACTTGAGAAACTTGCAGAAGTCAtattttctaaggaaaataGATGCAGTAGGCCATTTTCCAGGGTGCTGAAAGGAGTTTTCTCCATCAAGAGATGTCAATACATTGCCAATAGTGATAACAGAACAGGAGGCAAGGATCTCAGATACCTTCCAAACATATCCATTGCTTGTTTACACAGAGCCAAAATACACATAACCATGACCAAAAGCACAGAAGCTGACTTTTGAAAGTCCATCTAAATGACAATATACTATGCTCTCCAGAGCTTAAGGATCTGAGAAAACTCGTCAGCTCAAGCACACAGCCAGAATCGAAACAACTATGTAGTCACATAGTggctgaaataataaatatccCTATAATGAACACAAAATAAGAACTGGAGTAGCTGATCCCTTAGGCCCATCTTGTATTCACTGCCATCCACACTGGTCTCTGGCTAGTTTTGTCCACACTTGCCTGCCAGTGTTCAAGTGTGCAAGCTTGAGCTTTGTTTTCTCAAGCATCCATGCTCATTTTCATTATAGATGCACTCATTTAAGCAACAAACCCCCtacatttaatataaatgtaCAACAGTATGAATTCcctctgaaatttctttttctccaaaggcACTTACTTTTGATGGCATTTCCATGCATTTCCAGGACAGCTGTAATTTTGTGTTGTCCTATGCCTGCTAGAGCAGGCATCTGCAATCCCAGATTCTGGTGATGAAAGATAGTATCAATAGGGTAAGAACGATGCTAAGCATCATAAAGAATGCAGTACGTTATAAAAATACTAGCCTGTTAAGACACTTCAGAGAACTCCCTTTTGGCAAAACgtaatttcaaaaacattttatactCTATATTCAAAAGCCTCAAATACATTTAAGTTTAAGCTAACTTTTCCCAAATATTACTTATGAACATTAGAAAAAGGTACAAGGAGGAGAAATAgttatttccagaaagaaaatgtgacagAAAGTATGAGGAATTAAAATATGAGGAAGGCAAAATAAGACAGATGGGATACGTCTCAAATGATACGTCACCTCAAATAAtcaaattcttttaaaaattatttatgggTAATGAAAATGCAACAAGGCAAGAACCATGCAAACAAGTTCAtttcttttgccattttctctttgtataTTAGTTAGCAACTTTTAAAGTAATGatcttcagtattttcctttgcatgttAATTAGTTATTTGATGACCTGACTCGTAAGAACAAGGTATAGAAGAGAAATATCGTCAATTTTGActaagctggaaaaaaaactacATCATGTTATAACCATACTTTAACCAAAATCGgattattaaaggaaaattataaaTTAGCATCTAGAATCTTAAACTTATTTTAGTAGTTTTTCAGTCCAGAGTTAATAAAATGATACTGTCCTGACTCAGCAAAAGTGGTCTTTTTCAGATCAATAATCCAATTCACCTAAGCACGTAACAAAAGATAGGCATGCAACAATACAATTGCACATTTTTGTAAAGCTTAAGAATCTGCACAAAAGCATTTGGTTATTCAAGTGTATGACTAACAAACTATCCCCTTCCtacaaaacatttatatatgGAAAGTaaggttaggaaaaaaaggagagacaaCTAACAGATAATAAGCAATATTTAGTAGGAAAATTCCTACAGAAAAAGCTTCTTAAATTACTATTTTGAGATTCAGGAAACCCTTTTCTGCTTAGACTCCTTACTTATTAAACAAACACATCTAATTATTAACGAGGAAGAAGAGCTGTCACCTAGAGAGGGGTCTATAGAGGAGATCTATATGTGTACCCTTTAAAGACATGACTGGTAAAACAGTAATTCACAAAGCTTCTGAAACTAACCTTTCAGGGAAGTAACAGGACTAACAAGAAAAGTTCTATCTGAAGAAGCGTGAAAACCAGAgtcctgaaaataaagcataaacATACTACATCAATGAAAACACTCAATTATTATTTCTCAGCTTGCCTTAGAAGAAACAACTGGAAACTTAGAAATAAGGGCCTGGTTTAAACAAGTCTGGTAATTccaaaagagcttttttttttggtctcacCTTGCTCATGTATATAATGAATAAAACGTAATAGTTTCAGAAGGATAATCTGTTAATTAACAGAGTCACTGTATGAGAGTATGCTAACCAGTGACtgagtattaaaaatatgagaaaatctTTTGCTGAGCATTTTAAAACCTCTTTCCATGTTAATAAATACAGTGAGCTTCCTCACAGGATCCAGGAGACCCAACGCAACTTGTATTTTGTTTAGCAAATAAAATCCTCCCCAGCTCACAAAACAACTCCACCAACCAAGTAgcactggaaataaatgttatcACTAGTCTAAAGACCTTCCAGCTCGAATCcatttctgaagcatttctCTAAATATCAGCAAAGAGTACACCATCATTTTTTACAATGCCCCGAAATACCTGATTCTGACAGTTGTGACTGTTAAAAAAGCTGATGTTACTGCCATCGTATGGGCTCAAAAAATCCACACAACCTGTCTgaagatttacatttttcctgtgagaaatttgctgacattttgatggaaaaaaataacgtTCAGGCATATCTTTCAGTCTCTTTACTGGTGAACAAAGaagatcattttgaaaatttcctaGTCTCTTAACTCTGGGAATTGCAGATAAAGATCGAACAGGTGAGTTAACAAGAGCATTTACAGTTTCAGACATCTGTATTCCTTCATATTTCCTTAAATTGGAAGCTCTCTGAAAACCAGGAAGTTTTGAAACTGCCTCACTAGACAATTGCTCATAAATCTTCTCAAACGCTCTGTCATACTGTATATTGGACCTCGCAGACCCACTGAAATTATACTTCATTAATTGTCCTCTCTCTTCAGGCTTCTGTGAGTTTGAAAGCAGTTTTGGCAATGTCAAAGGCTTTTGGATTTCTTTGGAACACATTTTGTAGTAGAGTTTTTCAAATGCATCTTCAGATTTCTGGTGCATCTTTGAAGGACTGTGCTTCGTAGACAGTGAGGAAAAGGAGTGTCTACGCTGGGAAGAACTCTCCAACGAGGAAAAGGAGTGTCTGTGCTGGGAAGAACTCTCTCTTTCAGATTGTTTTATCTGAGGTTTTATGGCAAATGTATTTGATACTCTTGCAAGAGAACGATTCGTGACAGGTGCAAAAGTGCTACTATTGTCATTGAAATAGCAAGTAGATGAACAAAATCCTGAAGTATCATCAGAAGGACAATCAATTTTTTGACTTTCACTCTCTTTTGCCAGATTAAGCACTGTTGAGTCTGAACTGGTGGTAGATGTTAAAAAAGGGTATTCCAAAGAACATTTGTAAGCCAAGTTACCACTTTGGTTGCATTTCAAATTATTCAGTGAGACAGTAGTCGGTAATGGATCTTCAACTACAAACGTCTCTCCCATTCTAGCCAAAACATTAGGAACTTTTTGTCCCTTTCCAAATAACAAATGATCATCTACACTTGAATTAAAGCAGTCCATTTCCATTTCGCTTGTATCTAGGTAAGAATATGGTACCAGACCAGATAAATTATTAATAGAACACTCATCATCACAAGGTCCACTATTCTCATTATTTCCTGAACTTTGATCCTGGATGTCTTTACTACTGCTGCATATACTGGGTAGTGCTTTCTTCAGTTTAAGTGGTCTGAACCTCTTTATTTTGTCTACAGTGACATTGAGCTTTGCTCTTCTAGGACACCATCTTCTGTGCCTACAGTGTCCAAACATGTATCtaaatgcttttctctgaatCTCCTTTGTCATGAGCTTTATCAGCGTCTCTACCATTGCAGGATACAAGTCTGCAAGAGTGACATTGCTCCAGGAACATTCCTCATCTGCAGACTGGTATTCTTCCAAGACACTGTGATAgcaaattttattaatttctcgAAAAGGTTGAAGTCTGGGTACAGTTATTATATCTGGTGAAATGGGGACACCAGAAAACTGGAACTGGTGAGGCCCGGATGAAGAACATGAATCTGTCAGCtttactttctttctgaaaacactggCTTGGTTGCctattcaaaaaacaaacaaaaagaaaacttaagtcacaaaagaaaagtaagaaaaaaaataggacatTTCAGTAACATGTTACATGACAAACAATTGCAAGTGgtacatatattatttatgtGCTAACAGATTTCATTAAGCTTTTCCTCCAAGCTAAACAGATGATTACATACAATTGattaaggaaaattaaaatatctttttaccACACTGAATTAACAGATTATAGAAGATAGAAAtcaaacatttctaaatattgaaaaaacattttaaactaacttaatataaagaaagaaaatatcttaattGTAGAGGCAGATTGTTTCACTCTAAAATTTCTAACTAGGAGGTACAGATTCTACAGATTTTGTTAATCTATTTCTTATTACTTGAAAGCTTGGTACGTAATTAGTACCAGTGCAGCTTCCCTTGAGGTAAAGCATGAGGAGGATAATGCTTTTTGTACTCTTTAGGCTTAAAATATTTACACCAAAATTCTATCTAAGGTTTGCTGGGGCAAGTTTGGagatttgaagaaagaaaacttactAGTGGAGTAGTTCTTTGTCTACCCAAAACCTGCAGACCTAAAGCCATTCCTcaaatttaaagtaaatagAACCAAGAAGTCATGCTTTCATTTAACTGAACTTAATTCTGCTGAATTTTGTAACTATGCATTTTTCTGGGGTTGTTtaacaaaagctgcttttatgcATCcatactatttattttctttttttttaaatacagtttgcCATAAGCAAAATCACGTCTAACTTCTTGGCAAGAAATCTACCTACAGAACTGGTCTGTTGCTTAATTAGTCTCTGtgttttcaataaattaaatacttatttctaatcaatttcaattaaaaaaaaatcataactaTCATATTTGACTGACAGACAAAAGATTTAGTTGTACCTATCATTTGTTGCACTGGTGAAATTAAGTGATGATCTTCTGACAATCCTTGAGGCGCTGcctgaaaaaatacatgaaataaaaaccaaaacacatgAATCCTGAATTAATCCTTGAATTTTGCATGTTAAAGGTAATATAAAAATCTTATCTGTGAATCCTTCTACCCTCTCTTTACTATGCTTGGTCCTGTGCagtaccattaaaaaaaataaaatctagtcTAAGATTCCAGTAAGAATTCTTGAGAATTACAAATTTAGTCTTGGAAAGCTATTATAATCTTTGCAAATTCTACATTGcatatcatattttatttcttaaatattagAAAGTATACaaatatgcataaatatgtATACTTCCATATAATAATACAATAACTATTATATACAGATAATTTACATATCTCTGGCAAATTGAGAAGGAAATAGATGCTGTACCATGTAACGTAAagagattaaatttaaaatctcaattatttttctcctctctacAAACCTCAGTATTTAGGCATTTCAGAAGACTTACTGAAGTGAAAACCAACTCACGCATCAGggtaaaaagaacaaagtataaaattcagaaaaagaagtatttggatATTGTCTGCTCCTTTTCTTGTAATTATTGCTGCCACAGATCTGAATTACTGTGATATTTACGTAGGAGAATTGCAATAATGAGAACAGAGAAGTTATATTATGATTCACTGCGCTGCACATAGTTAGAGAGTCATTATGTTATTATAATTAGCAAATGATTTTTAACACAATAGGAGAAATACGTTACTGTAATCCACTTGGGAATTCTTCTTGCATCTTCTTGTACTATCACATCCACTTGAATTTTTACTTCTGGAGTTTTCACATGATCTACATCCAGATTCTTGGGGCGGGAGGAAGGATTAAAACACATAGAAGTTATTGATACAGAAGAACACAAACACATTACTTAGATTTGTTTCAAACTGGTGTTATTTGATGAAGATTTCACACCTGcataaaacttatttatttaatgtacattttacgtcaaagaaaaaaaa
The nucleotide sequence above comes from Oxyura jamaicensis isolate SHBP4307 breed ruddy duck chromosome 1, BPBGC_Ojam_1.0, whole genome shotgun sequence. Encoded proteins:
- the HJURP gene encoding Holliday junction recognition protein isoform X2, coding for MAGELDEWLRHSNDRFVASINRIVEKYNHPFEDDFLISMETLTFDAPDGPKKWGEVSNKSLKKWKKKLLKRHTRSQRNTEMSKQHASSFEDGHSTVHQVFPENSSMEVSDADVESDADIVSVRKRFEDIHFQNLDVDHVKTPEVKIQVDVIVQEDARRIPKWITAAPQGLSEDHHLISPVQQMIGNQASVFRKKVKLTDSCSSSGPHQFQFSGVPISPDIITVPRLQPFREINKICYHSVLEEYQSADEECSWSNVTLADLYPAMVETLIKLMTKEIQRKAFRYMFGHCRHRRWCPRRAKLNVTVDKIKRFRPLKLKKALPSICSSSKDIQDQSSGNNENSGPCDDECSINNLSGLVPYSYLDTSEMEMDCFNSSVDDHLLFGKGQKVPNVLARMGETFVVEDPLPTTVSLNNLKCNQSGNLAYKCSLEYPFLTSTTSSDSTVLNLAKESESQKIDCPSDDTSGFCSSTCYFNDNSSTFAPVTNRSLARVSNTFAIKPQIKQSERESSSQHRHSFSSLSTKHSPSKMHQKSEDAFEKLYYKMCSKEIQKPLTLPKLLSNSQKPEERGQLMKYNFSGSARSNIQYDRAFEKIYEQLSSEAVSKLPGFQRASNLRKYEGIQMSETVNALVNSPVRSLSAIPRVKRLGNFQNDLLCSPVKRLKDMPERYFFPSKCQQISHRKNVNLQTGCVDFLSPYDGSNISFFNSHNCQNQDSGFHASSDRTFLVSPVTSLKESGIADACSSRHRTTQNYSCPGNAWKCHQKVSRKLSYTNEKD
- the HJURP gene encoding Holliday junction recognition protein isoform X1; translated protein: MAGELDEWLRHSNDRFVASINRIVEKYNHPFEDDFLISMETLTFDAPDGPKKWGEVSNKSLKKWKKKLLKRHTRSQRNTEMSKQHASSFEDGHSTVHQVFPENSSMEVSDADVESDADIVSVRKRFEDIHFQNLDVDHVKTPEVKIQVDVIVQEDARRIPKWITAAPQGLSEDHHLISPVQQMIGNQASVFRKKVKLTDSCSSSGPHQFQFSGVPISPDIITVPRLQPFREINKICYHSVLEEYQSADEECSWSNVTLADLYPAMVETLIKLMTKEIQRKAFRYMFGHCRHRRWCPRRAKLNVTVDKIKRFRPLKLKKALPSICSSSKDIQDQSSGNNENSGPCDDECSINNLSGLVPYSYLDTSEMEMDCFNSSVDDHLLFGKGQKVPNVLARMGETFVVEDPLPTTVSLNNLKCNQSGNLAYKCSLEYPFLTSTTSSDSTVLNLAKESESQKIDCPSDDTSGFCSSTCYFNDNSSTFAPVTNRSLARVSNTFAIKPQIKQSERESSSQHRHSFSSLESSSQRRHSFSSLSTKHSPSKMHQKSEDAFEKLYYKMCSKEIQKPLTLPKLLSNSQKPEERGQLMKYNFSGSARSNIQYDRAFEKIYEQLSSEAVSKLPGFQRASNLRKYEGIQMSETVNALVNSPVRSLSAIPRVKRLGNFQNDLLCSPVKRLKDMPERYFFPSKCQQISHRKNVNLQTGCVDFLSPYDGSNISFFNSHNCQNQDSGFHASSDRTFLVSPVTSLKESGIADACSSRHRTTQNYSCPGNAWKCHQKVSRKLSYTNEKD